In one Fluviispira vulneris genomic region, the following are encoded:
- a CDS encoding threonine aldolase family protein codes for MQEYKITQFASDNYVGTHPEIIKIINESMLVTELPYGKDTYSIRAKEEFRRIFQTDCEVYFFATGTASNVVALQAALRSIDGVLCSDVAHIAQDECGAFENFTGAKLFTIQNVNGKIALESLKKYFNSIHPIRHNYPKIVSLTQVTEYGTVYTVEELKEICAFAHAKSMIVHMDGARLANAAAALNKSLKELTADVGIDILSFGATKNGALLAEAVIIFNKSLIKDFEYIHKQSMQLFSKMRFIPAQFLAYLKNDLWHECALNSNSMAQKIANGIKEIKNIRLCYPVDANEIFIELPTAMKDEFAKKYYFYVFAENLLEKTSLIRLVTSFNTNSDDVTELIAALKRAEADYIK; via the coding sequence ATGCAAGAATACAAAATTACGCAATTTGCGAGTGATAATTACGTCGGAACTCATCCTGAAATCATTAAAATTATTAATGAATCTATGCTTGTGACTGAACTTCCATATGGGAAAGATACTTACTCAATCCGCGCAAAAGAAGAGTTTAGACGTATCTTTCAAACTGATTGTGAAGTGTATTTCTTTGCCACAGGAACAGCCTCAAATGTCGTTGCTTTACAAGCTGCTCTCAGATCTATAGATGGTGTTTTGTGCTCAGATGTAGCTCATATTGCCCAAGATGAATGTGGTGCTTTCGAGAACTTTACCGGAGCAAAACTTTTTACAATTCAGAATGTTAACGGTAAAATCGCCTTAGAAAGTCTAAAAAAATACTTTAATTCTATTCATCCTATTCGCCACAATTATCCAAAGATTGTTTCATTAACACAGGTAACAGAATATGGTACCGTTTATACAGTAGAAGAATTAAAAGAAATTTGTGCTTTTGCCCATGCTAAATCCATGATTGTTCATATGGACGGTGCACGCTTAGCTAATGCTGCAGCTGCCTTAAATAAATCCTTAAAAGAATTAACAGCTGACGTTGGTATCGATATCCTTTCTTTTGGTGCAACTAAAAATGGAGCATTACTCGCAGAAGCAGTTATAATTTTTAATAAATCCCTCATTAAAGACTTTGAATACATTCATAAACAGTCCATGCAACTCTTCTCCAAAATGCGTTTTATCCCCGCACAATTCTTGGCATATTTGAAAAATGATTTGTGGCACGAATGCGCTTTGAATTCAAATAGCATGGCTCAGAAAATTGCTAATGGAATTAAAGAAATAAAAAACATAAGACTTTGTTATCCAGTCGATGCAAATGAAATATTTATTGAGCTGCCAACTGCTATGAAAGATGAATTTGCTAAAAAATATTATTTTTATGTCTTTGCTGAAAATTTATTGGAAAAAACCTCACTCATTCGTTTAGTAACATCTTTCAATACAAACTCTGACGACGTAACAGAACTCATAGCTGCTTTAAAGCGAGCAGAAGCTGATTATATAAAATAA
- a CDS encoding transporter substrate-binding domain-containing protein has protein sequence MKLCKKFATALIALSLYGVNYADEKKDNSFLNVQKKGEIRVCSQAGFIPFEMKDKLGEWKGFDVDIMRKFAEFHSLKLTMLDTTLDGLIPALMTNKCDMIASGLTITEKRAKAVLFSKPVFKVKITAALLDTPENREKFKNFSDIDNSNVKIASHTGSAATLYLRKTIKSANHLQFDSESAEVDALVQKRAHVFVDDNVFIDQASKEMNIKFYTLDSKQEGDLAIAARKNDVALIEKFNNFLEMIDKNGQYEKIKKVYFN, from the coding sequence ATGAAATTATGTAAAAAATTTGCTACTGCTCTCATCGCTCTTTCTCTTTATGGTGTAAATTATGCAGATGAAAAAAAAGATAATAGTTTTTTAAATGTTCAAAAAAAGGGTGAAATTCGAGTGTGTTCTCAAGCTGGTTTTATTCCGTTTGAAATGAAAGATAAACTAGGTGAATGGAAAGGTTTTGATGTAGATATAATGCGTAAATTTGCTGAGTTTCATTCACTAAAATTAACAATGCTCGATACAACTCTAGATGGACTGATTCCAGCATTGATGACAAATAAATGTGATATGATAGCTTCGGGATTAACAATTACCGAAAAAAGAGCTAAAGCAGTCCTTTTTTCAAAGCCAGTTTTTAAAGTAAAAATCACAGCCGCATTATTAGATACACCTGAGAATAGGGAAAAATTTAAAAACTTTTCCGATATTGATAACAGCAATGTTAAAATTGCCTCACACACAGGTTCAGCAGCAACCCTGTATTTAAGAAAAACAATTAAAAGCGCCAATCATTTACAATTTGATAGTGAAAGCGCTGAAGTCGATGCTCTTGTCCAAAAGAGGGCACATGTCTTTGTTGATGATAATGTTTTTATTGATCAAGCTTCTAAAGAAATGAATATTAAATTCTATACCTTAGACTCTAAGCAGGAAGGTGATCTTGCAATAGCAGCCAGAAAAAATGATGTTGCTCTCATTGAGAAGTTTAACAATTTTTTAGAGATGATTGATAAAAATGGACAATATGAGAAAATCAAAAAGGTCTACTTTAACTGA
- a CDS encoding leucine-rich repeat domain-containing protein: MTTTHFYEYLSQTPQSNEQEFAIKNLFRIARTKNPSDAEGILQGLKALDLSSFPETKKYLMDSSFFKFMPHLTSLNLDYQNITNLNDILFLSSLQRISLKGVGLSDFSFLFPLNNIEELILEENNITTLSGIEKFINLKLLSLKKNKLRKIDEVAKLEKLVSLNVSENDISDISFIKLMSHLKFFSANKNMIEDVSSVEKVKNLNTLSLAENQINNVEPLQYLISLTKLDLRKNKIRNIKCLKELRNLFELGLSGNPLYDDDYDLFPRSLRIE; this comes from the coding sequence ATGACTACAACTCATTTTTATGAATATCTTTCTCAAACTCCTCAATCGAATGAGCAAGAATTTGCAATAAAAAATTTGTTTCGCATAGCTCGCACTAAAAACCCCTCCGATGCGGAAGGTATTTTGCAAGGTTTAAAAGCACTTGATTTAAGTTCTTTTCCTGAAACAAAAAAATATTTAATGGATTCATCTTTTTTTAAATTTATGCCACATTTGACGTCATTAAATTTAGATTACCAAAATATTACAAATTTAAATGACATATTATTTTTAAGCTCTCTCCAGAGAATTTCACTTAAGGGAGTAGGGCTTAGTGATTTTTCATTTTTATTTCCTCTTAATAATATAGAAGAGCTTATTCTCGAAGAAAATAATATAACGACTTTATCTGGTATTGAAAAATTCATAAATCTAAAACTTCTTTCATTAAAGAAGAATAAATTAAGGAAGATTGATGAAGTTGCAAAACTAGAAAAATTAGTGAGTTTGAATGTTTCAGAAAATGATATTTCAGATATTTCTTTTATTAAATTAATGTCACATCTTAAGTTTTTCTCAGCGAATAAAAATATGATTGAGGATGTGAGTTCCGTTGAAAAAGTTAAAAATTTAAATACTTTGAGCTTGGCTGAGAATCAAATTAACAACGTCGAGCCTTTGCAGTATTTAATTAGTCTAACAAAACTTGATTTGCGCAAAAATAAGATTAGAAATATAAAATGTCTCAAAGAACTGAGGAATTTGTTTGAACTGGGATTATCAGGAAATCCTCTTTATGATGATGACTACGATTTATTTCCGAGATCATTAAGGATAGAATAA
- a CDS encoding multidrug effflux MFS transporter, whose product MDGNKVINHRIIFLVILFLVPISQVSIDIYSPSLPKIVTSLSTDSSAVQKTVSLFLISLGIGQFFYGPISDRFGRKKALLYGMIIFTISSIMCVFAESIEFLIVARFIQGFSSASIAVLSKAVSVDLYKGVELMKATAWVGLVWGVSPIIAPVIGAYLDKFGGWRLPFIVLSAYGFISCVVIVFFMQETNTSPQNLNIKKILINSLKVVKNKDFLCSTIIVAATNLGIFSFTMMGPFLIQDIMGKSEVFYGQMALLVGLVYMLGAFASRFVIKYFEGQKIIHLVSTLLLIMGILMVFLSFIFPHSIFLFMLSSCMVAFASGILYPYLVSIMFAPFKNLAGTVSSNYGVISYTFSGLVTIFTGYLVITSIREIAYTYAMVGIITYIAMKIMYYLPSRI is encoded by the coding sequence ATGGATGGGAACAAAGTCATTAATCACCGGATCATTTTTCTGGTAATTCTCTTTTTAGTTCCCATTTCACAGGTCTCAATAGATATTTACTCCCCTTCTTTACCCAAAATTGTGACATCACTTTCTACTGATTCAAGTGCAGTGCAAAAAACAGTTTCACTGTTTTTAATTTCACTTGGTATTGGTCAATTTTTTTATGGACCAATTTCAGACAGGTTTGGTCGAAAGAAAGCCCTACTGTATGGAATGATTATATTCACAATAAGTAGTATCATGTGTGTTTTTGCAGAAAGTATTGAGTTTCTAATAGTTGCTCGCTTTATTCAAGGATTTTCATCTGCCTCAATTGCTGTCCTCTCAAAAGCTGTGTCAGTTGACCTGTATAAAGGTGTTGAGCTTATGAAAGCAACTGCGTGGGTTGGATTAGTCTGGGGTGTTTCACCTATAATTGCTCCAGTCATAGGTGCGTATCTTGATAAATTTGGTGGATGGCGTTTGCCTTTTATTGTCCTCAGTGCTTACGGTTTTATTTCCTGTGTAGTCATTGTCTTTTTCATGCAGGAGACCAACACTTCACCGCAAAACTTAAATATTAAGAAAATTCTCATTAATTCTCTAAAAGTTGTGAAGAATAAAGATTTTTTATGTTCAACTATTATTGTAGCTGCAACTAATCTAGGAATTTTTTCATTTACCATGATGGGGCCTTTTCTTATTCAAGACATTATGGGTAAAAGTGAAGTTTTTTATGGACAAATGGCATTATTAGTTGGTCTTGTTTATATGCTGGGTGCTTTTGCGAGCCGATTTGTCATTAAGTATTTTGAAGGGCAAAAAATCATTCATTTGGTTTCAACCCTGCTGCTCATAATGGGAATATTAATGGTTTTTCTTTCTTTTATTTTTCCACATTCCATTTTTTTATTTATGCTTTCATCTTGTATGGTTGCTTTTGCTTCTGGTATTCTATATCCCTATTTAGTTTCGATTATGTTTGCTCCATTTAAAAATTTAGCGGGGACAGTTAGTTCAAATTATGGTGTTATTTCATATACATTTTCCGGACTTGTCACAATATTTACAGGTTATCTCGTTATCACCTCCATCCGTGAAATAGCATATACTTATGCAATGGTTGGTATAATTACATATATCGCCATGAAAATTATGTATTATTTACCGTCAAGAATATAA
- a CDS encoding phosphodiester glycosidase family protein, translated as MCIYSKFLQMIVKKFQIILFILIVITSCADSELHSNKNSFSELYYSDQNGVHILSEAAKQGGNKYLIWTAEVNPYKRSISIVRAEQDLSRSQKVSVVANSENAIFAINGGFFKIFDEESHLLPNKYLQKSGINPNIFPYYALPKKTLKINNTWYGTNATWHSAVGWNISENKFLMDEISVTPVLTFTNNINRRKKTLKLSAINSLSFKYPYIAYTNLWKKPIQFPNFGFLLLWNKENDHKAKIINLSEIEKKEERKFKINNNEIIVFFKNLTDIIKFSDVSGLQIDYSIKSNSKEDWNKMDFIVAGNPLLIKDGQIQSPFPNKNFYVQKFARSAMCKLKNGNILFATLGKGDITENVKDGASIQIWAEILQQKGCKVAINLDGGGSSAFYYDKELKNKVNTTKEKSGYSDFDYYKIVTQERFISDVIIVK; from the coding sequence ATGTGCATTTATTCGAAATTTTTACAGATGATCGTAAAAAAATTTCAAATTATTTTATTTATATTAATAGTAATTACTTCTTGTGCTGACTCCGAATTACATTCAAATAAAAATAGTTTTTCTGAACTTTATTATTCAGATCAAAACGGAGTACATATATTGTCAGAAGCCGCTAAACAGGGTGGAAATAAATACCTGATTTGGACTGCTGAAGTAAATCCTTATAAGCGATCAATTTCTATAGTTCGAGCCGAGCAAGATCTTTCACGCAGTCAAAAGGTATCTGTTGTAGCAAATAGTGAAAATGCTATATTTGCAATTAACGGTGGTTTTTTTAAAATATTTGATGAAGAAAGTCATTTGTTACCAAATAAATATTTGCAAAAAAGTGGTATAAATCCAAATATATTTCCATACTATGCGTTGCCTAAAAAAACTTTAAAAATAAATAATACTTGGTATGGTACCAACGCTACTTGGCACAGTGCGGTGGGTTGGAATATAAGTGAAAATAAATTTTTAATGGATGAGATATCTGTTACTCCTGTTTTAACATTTACAAATAATATAAATCGTAGAAAAAAAACTTTAAAGCTATCTGCGATAAACAGTTTGTCATTTAAATATCCATATATAGCATACACAAATCTTTGGAAAAAACCTATACAATTTCCAAATTTTGGATTTTTGCTTCTCTGGAATAAAGAAAATGATCATAAGGCAAAAATAATTAATTTAAGTGAAATTGAAAAAAAAGAAGAAAGAAAATTTAAAATTAATAATAATGAAATTATTGTATTTTTTAAAAACTTAACAGATATAATTAAATTTAGCGATGTGAGTGGTTTACAAATAGATTATAGTATTAAATCTAATAGCAAAGAAGATTGGAATAAAATGGATTTCATTGTTGCCGGAAATCCTTTGCTTATTAAAGATGGGCAAATACAATCCCCTTTTCCAAATAAAAACTTCTATGTTCAAAAATTTGCACGTAGCGCTATGTGCAAGCTTAAAAATGGTAATATTCTTTTTGCTACATTGGGTAAAGGTGATATAACTGAAAACGTAAAAGATGGTGCTTCTATTCAAATTTGGGCAGAAATTTTGCAACAAAAGGGTTGCAAAGTAGCAATTAATTTAGATGGTGGTGGATCCTCTGCTTTTTATTACGATAAAGAATTGAAGAATAAAGTAAATACTACCAAAGAAAAAAGTGGATATTCTGACTTTGATTATTATAAGATAGTAACTCAAGAGAGATTTATTTCAGATGTTATTATTGTTAAATAA
- a CDS encoding substrate-binding periplasmic protein, giving the protein MKKIIFYSIFLIFHVNLFADVIKVTAVEYCPYICIPEKNNGLKGLNNEVLIEIYKKFGHKLAFEFMPWQRAVNELERGSYDLTPLVEANQYSNITLSKNVFIKYKISCFTRKNTPWSFKGVKSIGNLRIGVQNGFDYSSIHPEFDKYIKNETEKKSGKVSIISGEDATEKIIKMILADRLDFICDNEGVIMHFINTEKLQKKLKQAGVLNLDINYVGFSIKSKKAAEYKKIFDDNIIEFKKSDKYKKLLSKYGIEDPDINEKN; this is encoded by the coding sequence ATGAAAAAAATAATATTTTATTCTATCTTTTTAATCTTTCATGTTAATCTTTTTGCGGACGTTATTAAAGTCACTGCAGTTGAGTACTGCCCTTATATTTGCATTCCAGAAAAAAACAACGGTCTTAAGGGATTAAATAATGAAGTTTTAATTGAAATATATAAAAAATTTGGCCATAAATTAGCATTTGAATTCATGCCCTGGCAAAGAGCAGTGAATGAACTTGAACGAGGAAGTTATGACTTAACTCCACTCGTAGAGGCTAACCAATATAGTAATATCACTCTTTCAAAAAATGTTTTTATTAAGTACAAAATAAGCTGCTTTACCCGAAAAAACACTCCCTGGAGTTTCAAAGGAGTAAAATCGATAGGGAATCTTCGCATCGGAGTCCAGAATGGTTTTGACTATTCTAGTATACATCCTGAATTTGACAAATATATTAAAAACGAAACAGAGAAAAAAAGCGGTAAAGTATCTATTATTTCTGGCGAAGACGCAACTGAAAAAATTATTAAGATGATCTTAGCGGATAGATTAGATTTCATATGTGACAACGAAGGTGTCATAATGCATTTTATCAATACAGAAAAATTACAAAAAAAATTAAAACAAGCCGGAGTTTTAAATTTAGATATAAATTACGTAGGATTTTCCATAAAAAGTAAAAAAGCGGCAGAATATAAAAAAATATTTGATGATAATATCATAGAATTTAAGAAGAGTGACAAGTATAAAAAACTATTATCCAAATATGGTATAGAAGATCCAGACATAAACGAAAAAAATTAA
- a CDS encoding substrate-binding periplasmic protein — MLRLSFLRIIMLIYLLLKAQLCFSAELKKVTICWEDGLKPPYLMYKDGESKGTDSLTGVAVEIVQNIFKKNNIKAENVLLPWKRCLVEIQNGNIDVVPNASINSERQEYAFFTEEPLYSTNIVLFYVKKRFKKKAVINKLEDFKNYTVGGYLGFNYKYFENKVIMDAGSTNRELLFQKLQIGRFDFAIEQLEVVNYIASKGLIKLNDLAYIPNAVMPKQNYYVMISKKSENAAIIKKILDTGISESQKNNYINKLLNKFNKDAKNKP, encoded by the coding sequence ATGCTTCGATTATCTTTTTTAAGAATAATCATGTTAATTTATTTATTATTAAAAGCTCAGCTTTGTTTTTCTGCAGAACTGAAAAAGGTAACTATTTGCTGGGAAGACGGCTTAAAACCCCCGTATCTTATGTACAAGGATGGTGAATCTAAAGGGACAGATTCTTTAACAGGAGTAGCTGTTGAAATTGTCCAAAACATTTTTAAGAAAAATAATATAAAAGCTGAAAACGTTCTTCTTCCCTGGAAAAGGTGTCTAGTAGAGATCCAAAATGGGAATATCGATGTCGTCCCCAATGCTTCAATCAATTCAGAGAGGCAGGAGTATGCCTTTTTCACTGAAGAACCGCTCTATTCAACAAATATAGTTTTATTTTATGTAAAAAAACGTTTCAAGAAAAAAGCTGTTATTAATAAATTGGAGGATTTTAAAAATTATACGGTTGGAGGATATTTAGGTTTTAATTACAAATATTTTGAAAATAAAGTGATTATGGACGCAGGCTCCACAAATAGAGAATTATTATTTCAAAAACTGCAAATAGGCCGATTTGATTTTGCGATTGAACAACTTGAAGTTGTAAATTACATAGCAAGTAAAGGTTTGATCAAATTAAATGACCTTGCTTATATCCCAAACGCAGTTATGCCAAAACAAAATTATTATGTAATGATAAGTAAAAAATCTGAAAACGCAGCTATAATAAAAAAAATATTAGACACCGGTATTTCTGAGTCACAAAAAAACAATTACATTAATAAATTACTCAATAAGTTTAATAAAGATGCAAAAAATAAACCATAA
- the miaB gene encoding tRNA (N6-isopentenyl adenosine(37)-C2)-methylthiotransferase MiaB yields MFGIKNKVTLDASIPSGPEALFAKYMPKPQVNYPNVGEKNETYLKKVYMQTWGCQMNVADSERMLGLLGTLNYRPTENLNDADFILLNTCHIREKARHKVVSRLGEIKPLKEANPNIIIAVAGCVAQAESQALAKEVPYIDMIFGPDQIEELPQLIEKIIEKNDLERKTEETYTTHKHTPYVLTKFDNKEQGYSIPIDVIPPYYDENKNEVTRYVNIIKGCNNFCTFCVVPYTRGREKSRPENEIIDEINFLVKKGVKEIILLGQNVNSYGLDLIGAADIHSSNGKLPFADLLHTVSDIPEVERIRFTTSNPHDFTPQLAEAFAKLPKVTNSFHLAVQSGSDRILDRMNRQYTRAEYLERVQWIRNVRPEIAFSTDIIVGFPGETDQDFADTLSLVKEMQYAFIYAFKYSIRKGTPATRFKDQVPEDVKDKRLQILLDLQKKETERQNLGEIGKVRDVLILYNNRKNENTWYGRSYEGRLVKVHSPRNIMGLILPVKITDANLTALEGHLA; encoded by the coding sequence ATGTTTGGAATTAAAAATAAAGTTACTTTAGATGCCTCCATACCGAGCGGACCAGAAGCATTGTTTGCTAAATACATGCCCAAACCGCAAGTCAATTATCCAAATGTTGGTGAAAAAAATGAGACCTATTTAAAGAAAGTATATATGCAAACTTGGGGCTGCCAAATGAATGTTGCCGATTCTGAGCGCATGCTTGGACTTCTTGGTACGTTAAATTATAGGCCAACCGAAAACCTTAATGATGCAGATTTTATTCTATTAAATACTTGCCATATTCGTGAAAAAGCACGGCATAAAGTGGTCAGTCGTCTCGGCGAAATCAAACCCTTAAAAGAAGCAAATCCTAATATTATTATTGCCGTAGCAGGATGTGTGGCTCAAGCAGAGTCACAAGCTCTTGCCAAAGAAGTTCCTTATATTGATATGATCTTTGGCCCCGATCAGATTGAAGAATTGCCTCAATTAATTGAAAAAATAATTGAAAAAAATGATCTTGAACGCAAGACAGAAGAAACTTACACAACACATAAGCACACACCATATGTGTTGACTAAATTTGATAATAAAGAACAAGGTTATTCTATTCCTATAGATGTTATACCTCCTTATTATGATGAAAATAAAAACGAAGTTACACGTTATGTAAATATCATTAAAGGCTGTAATAACTTTTGTACTTTCTGCGTTGTTCCATACACACGCGGAAGAGAAAAAAGTCGTCCAGAAAATGAAATAATTGATGAAATTAATTTCCTTGTTAAAAAAGGAGTCAAGGAAATTATATTACTTGGGCAAAATGTAAATTCTTATGGACTTGACCTGATTGGTGCAGCAGATATTCACTCATCAAACGGAAAACTGCCATTTGCGGATTTATTGCACACTGTCAGCGATATCCCTGAAGTGGAGCGTATCCGTTTCACAACGTCAAACCCACATGACTTCACTCCTCAACTTGCAGAAGCCTTTGCCAAACTACCTAAAGTAACTAACTCTTTTCACCTTGCTGTACAATCGGGTAGCGATCGCATTCTAGATAGAATGAATCGTCAATACACCCGTGCAGAGTATTTAGAACGTGTACAATGGATCCGCAATGTACGTCCTGAAATTGCTTTTAGCACAGATATTATTGTAGGTTTTCCAGGTGAAACAGATCAAGATTTTGCCGACACCCTCAGTCTCGTAAAAGAAATGCAGTATGCATTTATTTACGCTTTTAAATACTCAATTCGTAAAGGCACTCCAGCCACACGCTTTAAGGATCAAGTTCCTGAGGACGTAAAGGACAAACGTCTACAAATTTTGCTCGATCTCCAAAAGAAAGAGACAGAAAGACAAAATCTCGGAGAAATTGGTAAAGTTCGTGATGTTCTCATACTCTATAATAATCGTAAAAATGAAAACACTTGGTATGGACGTTCCTATGAAGGTCGCCTTGTAAAAGTTCATTCGCCTAGAAATATTATGGGCCTGATTTTACCTGTAAAAATTACTGATGCCAACCTCACTGCTCTTGAAGGACATTTGGCTTAA